In a genomic window of Prochlorococcus marinus subsp. marinus str. CCMP1375:
- a CDS encoding 2-isopropylmalate synthase — MAKDPGRVLIFDTTLRDGEQSPGASLNLEEKLAIAQQLARLGVDIIEAGFPYASQGDFKAVQRIADQVGGEEGPIICGLARASKADIKACAEAIAPAPRKRIHTFIATSDIHLKHKLRKSRADVLKIVPEMVGYARSLASDVEFSCEDAARSDPDFMYEVIESAIAAGAGTINIPDTVGYITPAEFGDLIIGINKNVSNIDESILSVHGHNDLGLAVANFLEAVKNGARQLECTINGIGERAGNAALEELVMALHVRRRYFNPFFGKDSESPTPLTAIRTEEITKTSRLVSNLTGMVVQPNKAIVGANAFAHESGIHQDGVLKNPLTYEIVDAKTVGLAENRISLGKLSGRSAVRARLEELGYDLTREDLNDAFARFKDLADRKREISDRDLEAIVSEQVMQPEARFKLHLVQVSCGTALRPTATVTIADQDGIENTAVALGTGPVDAVCKALRSLTNEKNDLIEFSVKSVTEGIDALGEVTIRLRRDGKIFSGHSADTDVVVAAAQAYINALNRLVYSLKKSSLHPQHDVVKANL, encoded by the coding sequence ATGGCCAAAGATCCAGGCCGAGTTCTTATTTTTGATACGACACTAAGGGATGGCGAGCAGTCTCCTGGTGCAAGCCTTAACTTGGAAGAGAAGCTTGCGATTGCTCAACAGCTTGCAAGATTAGGTGTAGATATAATTGAAGCTGGATTCCCTTATGCTAGTCAAGGGGATTTTAAAGCTGTTCAAAGGATTGCTGATCAAGTAGGAGGAGAAGAGGGTCCGATTATTTGTGGATTAGCAAGGGCATCTAAGGCAGATATTAAGGCATGTGCTGAAGCAATAGCACCTGCTCCTCGCAAAAGGATTCATACCTTTATTGCAACTAGTGATATTCATTTAAAACATAAGCTTAGGAAGTCACGTGCAGATGTTCTCAAAATTGTTCCAGAGATGGTTGGCTATGCAAGATCACTTGCTTCTGATGTTGAATTCTCTTGTGAAGATGCAGCAAGAAGTGACCCTGATTTTATGTACGAAGTAATAGAAAGTGCTATTGCAGCAGGTGCTGGGACAATAAATATTCCTGATACAGTTGGTTATATAACTCCAGCGGAATTTGGAGATTTAATTATAGGAATAAACAAAAATGTATCTAATATCGATGAATCAATTTTATCAGTGCATGGTCATAACGATTTAGGCCTCGCTGTTGCAAATTTCCTTGAAGCAGTAAAGAACGGAGCAAGGCAGCTTGAATGCACTATTAATGGTATTGGCGAAAGAGCAGGTAATGCTGCTTTAGAGGAGTTGGTGATGGCTTTGCATGTGCGAAGAAGATATTTCAATCCTTTTTTTGGTAAGGATTCAGAAAGTCCAACTCCATTAACCGCTATTCGAACTGAAGAAATAACAAAGACATCTAGGTTGGTTTCAAATCTCACTGGAATGGTTGTTCAGCCTAATAAAGCAATAGTAGGTGCAAACGCTTTTGCTCATGAGTCTGGAATTCATCAAGATGGAGTTTTGAAAAACCCACTAACTTATGAAATTGTTGATGCTAAGACTGTGGGACTTGCTGAAAATAGAATTTCATTAGGAAAATTGAGTGGCAGGAGTGCTGTTAGAGCTAGGCTTGAAGAGCTAGGTTATGACTTGACTAGAGAAGACTTGAATGATGCTTTTGCAAGATTCAAGGATCTAGCAGATCGAAAAAGAGAGATTTCAGATAGAGATCTTGAGGCAATAGTTAGTGAACAAGTTATGCAGCCTGAAGCGCGTTTTAAGCTTCACTTGGTTCAAGTAAGTTGTGGTACTGCCTTAAGACCAACTGCAACTGTAACTATTGCTGATCAAGATGGGATAGAAAACACAGCGGTGGCATTAGGTACTGGCCCTGTTGATGCAGTCTGCAAAGCTCTAAGGTCTTTGACCAATGAAAAAAACGATTTGATTGAGTTTTCAGTTAAATCAGTTACAGAGGGGATAGATGCCCTTGGTGAAGTAACAATTAGGCTTAGACGTGATGGAAAGATTTTTTCTGGACATTCAGCTGATACGGATGTAGTTGTGGCTGCTGCTCAGGCTTATATCAATGCCCTTAATAGACTTGTCTATTCCTTGAAAAAATCATCACTACATCCACAGCACGATGTAGTGAAAGCAAATTTGTGA
- a CDS encoding 1,4-alpha-glucan branching protein domain-containing protein, whose protein sequence is MAKGKLAIVLHAHLPYVRSKVPGSLEEDWYFQALMECYLPLLKILEDSAKAKDLNPKLTISLSPTLLSLLNDEELKTRFPKWLKVRLNLLTSVERSQKEAADFLAKNINIQLDNWSNCEGDLIKRFSNLEDLQVLDILTCAATHGYLPLLRENIECVNAQLSTAVREHFRFFGKTPQGIWLPECAYYEGLDSLMSQNGLRYSILDGHGILHAKPRPRYGIYAPICTKNGVAFFGRDSDSTLPVWSSRQGYPGNGEYREFHRDLGWDLPLEILNKNGIKEPRPLCLKLNKVTSQQTSLNKKDFYKPEVAANTVRKHALDYLLGRKLQLQKLYQAIDQSPVLIAPFDAELFGHWWFEGPSFLYEIFKQANEQEIEFTRLNDVLRETPSIQLCEPCPSSWGQGGFHKYWLNASNSWLISEWSKAGRAMIEICNVGVEKKSDLRVIQQAARELLLSQSSDWSFILRAGTTTELAKERINRHLKRFWSLIESLENKETFSESTLIDFEEEDSIFPLIQANDWKTLS, encoded by the coding sequence TTGGCAAAAGGCAAACTAGCCATAGTCCTCCACGCTCACCTGCCATACGTCAGGTCGAAGGTACCCGGCTCTTTAGAAGAAGACTGGTATTTTCAGGCACTTATGGAGTGTTATTTACCTCTATTAAAAATTCTTGAAGACTCTGCCAAGGCGAAAGATTTAAATCCAAAGCTGACTATTTCACTTTCTCCAACACTTCTTTCTCTTCTCAATGATGAAGAATTAAAGACAAGATTCCCAAAATGGTTAAAAGTTAGATTGAATTTGCTAACGAGTGTAGAAAGATCACAAAAAGAAGCAGCAGATTTCTTAGCCAAGAATATAAATATTCAATTAGATAATTGGTCAAACTGTGAAGGGGATCTAATAAAAAGATTTTCAAATTTAGAAGACTTACAAGTATTGGATATTCTTACTTGTGCGGCAACACATGGATACCTTCCCCTGCTTAGAGAAAATATAGAATGTGTTAACGCTCAATTATCAACAGCTGTAAGAGAACATTTTCGTTTCTTTGGGAAAACACCACAAGGAATTTGGCTTCCTGAATGCGCTTATTACGAAGGTTTAGATAGTTTAATGAGTCAAAATGGTCTTCGTTATTCAATATTAGATGGTCATGGTATTTTGCATGCAAAACCTAGGCCAAGATATGGAATATATGCACCTATTTGTACAAAAAATGGTGTTGCATTTTTTGGTCGAGATAGTGATTCAACACTTCCAGTTTGGTCTTCCAGGCAAGGCTATCCTGGAAACGGAGAATATAGAGAATTTCATCGAGATCTAGGTTGGGATCTTCCTTTAGAGATACTAAATAAAAATGGAATTAAGGAACCTCGGCCACTTTGCTTAAAGCTTAATAAAGTAACTAGTCAACAAACATCACTTAATAAAAAAGATTTTTACAAACCAGAAGTTGCAGCAAATACAGTTAGAAAACATGCTCTTGATTATCTTTTAGGAAGGAAGCTACAGCTTCAAAAGCTTTACCAAGCTATTGATCAATCCCCAGTACTAATTGCACCTTTTGATGCTGAACTTTTTGGACATTGGTGGTTTGAAGGGCCTTCCTTCTTGTACGAAATATTCAAACAAGCCAATGAACAAGAAATTGAATTTACAAGATTAAATGACGTTCTTAGAGAAACTCCGAGCATACAATTATGCGAGCCATGTCCATCAAGCTGGGGACAAGGAGGCTTTCACAAGTATTGGCTTAATGCAAGCAACTCATGGTTGATCTCAGAATGGAGTAAAGCAGGGCGAGCAATGATTGAAATATGTAATGTTGGCGTAGAAAAAAAATCAGACCTCAGAGTAATTCAGCAAGCTGCAAGAGAATTACTTCTCTCACAATCTTCAGACTGGAGCTTTATCCTTAGAGCAGGAACAACTACAGAATTAGCCAAAGAAAGAATAAATAGACATTTAAAAAGATTTTGGTCTTTAATTGAGAGTTTAGAAAATAAGGAAACCTTTTCAGAATCAACATTAATTGATTTTGAAGAAGAAGATTCTATTTTCCCTTTAATACAGGCGAATGACTGGAAAACATTAAGTTAA
- the crtL gene encoding lycopene beta cyclase: MKLKNCSDVLVMGAGPAALCIASELIQQGLHISALASHPPKKPWPNTYGIWAEELESLGMASLLGHRWQNTVSYFGKDVDKNEPNPVLHEYDYGLFDQASFQNALLEKCAGLDWAIETAEDIRFVDQITEVICSSGNTYRARIVIDASGHRSPFVKRPNQGPVAKQSAYGVVGKFNSPPVDKDQFVLMDFRSDHLTEKELKDPPSFLYAMDFGEDLYFVEETSLAYSPPVSWSTLKKRMLARLAHRDIQITKVVHEEYCLFPMNLPLPDRNQSLLAFGGSASMVHPASGYMVGALLRRAPDLAKELSESLSIEPPLNSEALSKKGWNVLWTKELIQRHRLYQFGLKRLMSFDEALLRSFFSTFFRLPKKDWSRFLANTLPLPELILVMLKLFTISPLKVKLGMIGVVIT; the protein is encoded by the coding sequence TTGAAATTGAAAAATTGTTCAGATGTATTAGTTATGGGAGCAGGGCCTGCGGCTCTTTGTATTGCCTCTGAGTTAATTCAACAAGGTTTGCATATAAGTGCTCTAGCTTCTCATCCTCCTAAAAAACCTTGGCCTAATACTTACGGGATTTGGGCTGAAGAACTTGAGTCTTTAGGTATGGCTTCTTTATTAGGACATCGCTGGCAAAATACAGTTAGTTATTTTGGGAAAGATGTTGACAAAAATGAGCCAAATCCAGTTTTACATGAATATGATTATGGTCTTTTTGATCAAGCATCTTTTCAAAATGCACTCTTAGAAAAGTGTGCAGGACTTGATTGGGCTATTGAAACTGCAGAAGATATTCGTTTTGTAGATCAAATTACTGAAGTCATTTGTTCTTCAGGTAATACCTATAGGGCAAGAATTGTAATAGATGCGAGTGGGCATAGAAGTCCTTTTGTTAAGAGGCCTAATCAAGGTCCTGTTGCCAAGCAGTCTGCTTATGGGGTTGTAGGGAAATTTAATTCTCCTCCTGTTGATAAAGATCAATTTGTTCTCATGGATTTTAGATCTGATCATTTGACAGAAAAAGAATTAAAAGATCCCCCTTCTTTTTTATATGCAATGGATTTTGGAGAAGATTTATATTTTGTGGAAGAAACTTCACTGGCTTACTCTCCTCCAGTTTCATGGAGCACTTTAAAAAAGAGAATGCTGGCAAGGCTTGCTCATCGTGATATACAAATTACAAAAGTTGTTCATGAAGAATATTGCTTGTTTCCAATGAACCTTCCTTTACCTGATAGGAATCAGTCTTTACTGGCTTTTGGGGGTTCTGCGAGCATGGTCCACCCTGCATCTGGGTATATGGTTGGAGCCCTTTTAAGAAGAGCTCCGGATCTTGCTAAAGAATTATCTGAATCATTGTCAATTGAACCTCCTTTAAATTCAGAAGCATTATCAAAAAAAGGCTGGAATGTTTTATGGACTAAAGAATTGATTCAGAGACATCGCTTATATCAGTTTGGATTAAAGAGATTAATGAGTTTTGATGAAGCTCTCTTAAGGAGTTTCTTTTCTACTTTCTTCAGACTCCCTAAAAAAGATTGGTCTAGGTTTTTGGCAAATACACTCCCTTTGCCTGAGTTGATTTTAGTTATGTTAAAGCTTTTTACTATTTCACCATTAAAAGTAAAGCTAGGAATGATAGGAGTTGTTATTACTTGA